Proteins found in one Pontibacter sp. SGAir0037 genomic segment:
- a CDS encoding sorbosone dehydrogenase family protein, giving the protein MILLSVVAIRCSNSDDENFWDWMIPETDDDPTSTQVSGYVFRPGVEPATDANVQQLKVPAGFAVNKFAENIGKPRILVAHSSGYVYVSDREAGEVMLLQDSDGDGVAERKEVVANIRQAHGLTIHEEKLYIVSVKELYVADINANGTLSQPRMLLNDLPDGGQHPNRTIAFGPDGKMYISIGSTCNSCPEPNPEHATMVRAEPDGSDRKIFARGLRNTIGFGWHPQSGELWGMDHGIDWLGDHEQKEELNKIEEGKNYGWPYIYDMGKYNPSDRPQGDTTYQQYAQKTTMPVLLYMEAHAAPMEMVFYTGSQFPAEYQNNAFIAMRGSWNRSSPVGYKVVRLRFANGQPAGFEDFLTGFLINNGRSHFGRLVGLAVHADGSLLVSDDTNGAIYRVSKQ; this is encoded by the coding sequence ATGATTTTGTTATCTGTAGTTGCAATCCGGTGTAGCAACTCTGATGATGAAAATTTCTGGGACTGGATGATTCCCGAAACAGACGATGATCCTACCAGCACCCAAGTTTCCGGCTATGTGTTCCGTCCTGGTGTTGAACCTGCAACAGATGCCAATGTGCAGCAGCTAAAGGTGCCTGCCGGGTTTGCAGTAAATAAATTTGCTGAGAATATAGGAAAACCACGCATACTTGTAGCACACAGCTCCGGCTACGTGTATGTTTCTGATCGCGAAGCAGGGGAGGTTATGCTCCTGCAGGACAGTGATGGAGATGGTGTGGCAGAAAGAAAAGAAGTTGTAGCCAATATCCGTCAGGCACATGGTTTGACTATACATGAAGAAAAACTTTATATAGTATCAGTTAAAGAGCTATATGTGGCTGATATAAATGCAAATGGTACTCTTTCACAGCCCCGAATGCTCCTAAACGATTTGCCCGATGGAGGGCAGCATCCGAACCGTACCATTGCATTCGGACCAGACGGTAAAATGTACATTAGCATTGGCAGTACCTGTAATTCCTGCCCAGAACCTAATCCGGAACACGCAACTATGGTAAGAGCCGAGCCAGATGGATCGGATAGAAAGATATTTGCCAGAGGGCTCCGGAATACGATTGGCTTCGGATGGCATCCGCAGTCTGGTGAGCTGTGGGGTATGGATCATGGCATAGACTGGTTAGGAGATCATGAACAGAAAGAAGAGTTGAATAAGATTGAAGAAGGTAAAAATTATGGCTGGCCCTACATCTACGATATGGGAAAGTATAACCCTTCGGACAGACCACAGGGAGATACAACTTATCAGCAGTATGCCCAGAAAACAACAATGCCTGTTTTACTGTACATGGAGGCACATGCAGCACCAATGGAAATGGTATTTTATACCGGAAGCCAGTTTCCGGCTGAGTACCAGAATAATGCATTTATTGCCATGCGTGGCTCCTGGAACAGAAGTTCTCCGGTGGGCTATAAGGTGGTGAGACTGCGGTTTGCGAACGGGCAACCGGCTGGTTTCGAAGATTTTTTAACAGGCTTCCTCATTAATAACGGCCGCTCTCACTTCGGCAGGCTGGTTGGGTTAGCGGTACATGCCGATGGTTCCCTGCTCGTTTCTGATGATACCAATGGCGCAATTTACAGAGTCTCTAAACAGTAA
- a CDS encoding cytochrome c oxidase subunit III translates to MDSDKKNKVRAKQYSAFSKIEEMHPIRMLLYLSMIGIGVLFFILIIAFARTGGFQSETFHFPRFFSISTILILFSSYTISKIPGLYKKDKLKKMARYLGYTLVLGCLFIGAQFLGWNEVSDSGLNFKGKASGTYLYLISALHILHLLGGLIFLSFLFLKTLHVAADGVRSLVYIRDPYRTLQIAMLRSYWHFMGFLWVGLYVVFLFMA, encoded by the coding sequence ATGGATTCAGATAAAAAAAATAAGGTTAGAGCGAAGCAGTATTCTGCATTCAGTAAAATAGAAGAGATGCACCCGATCAGGATGCTGCTTTATTTAAGCATGATCGGGATTGGAGTTCTTTTTTTCATTCTGATAATAGCATTTGCCCGAACTGGCGGTTTTCAGTCAGAGACTTTCCATTTTCCCAGGTTCTTTAGCATCAGCACTATCCTGATACTTTTCAGCAGTTATACCATCAGTAAGATACCAGGTTTGTATAAAAAGGACAAACTAAAGAAAATGGCCCGTTATTTAGGCTATACACTGGTATTAGGATGCCTCTTTATTGGAGCACAGTTTCTGGGATGGAATGAGGTGTCTGATTCAGGTTTGAATTTCAAGGGTAAAGCATCAGGTACTTACCTGTACCTGATTTCTGCTTTACATATTCTGCACCTGCTCGGAGGTTTAATTTTCCTGTCGTTTCTCTTCCTTAAAACATTACATGTAGCAGCCGATGGAGTGAGAAGCCTTGTGTACATCCGGGATCCTTATCGTACCCTGCAAATCGCAATGCTTCGCAGCTACTGGCATTTTATGGGATTTCTGTGGGTTGGTTTATATGTGGTATTCTTGTTTATGGCCTAG
- a CDS encoding sensor histidine kinase has protein sequence MNWTATPLALLELSMKKWYQITLHFICWLVIITITLYYLQSNQLLNFNKFVDVTIALSFYAVIFYFNWYVLIPNYLARNRILLYIALVLATLVVFALVRSPLDFYVFKEFNPNMKILYSYERLVQYMLGGFMVIFISSALKVTGNYIRNERLNKELETQKLTAELAYLKSQVNPHFLFNTLNNIYSLAYKQSPETPDAIMKLSLLMRYMLYESNDTLVSLEKEVEHIHNFIDLQKLRLREHTSIKFNIKGSLAGKSIAPMMMMTLVENAFKHGLVSKNEIGITFNLEVKETCLQFSTINNISTHKKKDFGGIGLENLRRRLNLLYLNRHKLSFEEKEGAFYATLKLYFQPIK, from the coding sequence ATGAACTGGACAGCAACCCCACTTGCTTTGCTTGAACTTTCTATGAAGAAATGGTATCAGATTACCCTACATTTCATATGTTGGCTAGTCATTATTACCATCACACTATACTATCTGCAATCGAACCAACTGCTCAACTTTAATAAGTTTGTTGATGTTACGATTGCGCTCTCCTTTTACGCCGTTATCTTTTACTTTAACTGGTATGTGCTTATCCCTAACTACCTGGCACGAAACCGGATACTACTATACATAGCCCTGGTGCTGGCTACCCTAGTGGTTTTTGCGCTGGTTAGGTCTCCACTGGATTTTTACGTTTTCAAGGAATTTAACCCTAACATGAAAATCCTGTACAGCTATGAACGCCTGGTGCAGTACATGCTGGGTGGCTTTATGGTTATTTTTATCAGTTCGGCTTTAAAAGTAACGGGTAACTATATCCGTAACGAACGGCTTAACAAAGAATTGGAAACTCAGAAACTTACGGCTGAGCTGGCTTATTTAAAATCTCAGGTAAACCCACACTTCCTGTTTAATACCTTAAATAACATATACTCACTGGCTTATAAACAGTCGCCAGAAACGCCAGATGCCATCATGAAGCTTTCGCTCCTGATGCGTTACATGCTGTATGAAAGCAACGACACCTTAGTCAGCCTGGAGAAGGAGGTAGAGCATATTCATAATTTCATTGATCTGCAAAAACTGCGGCTGCGTGAGCACACTAGTATAAAATTCAACATAAAAGGAAGTTTAGCTGGAAAGTCCATTGCCCCTATGATGATGATGACCTTAGTTGAAAATGCCTTTAAGCACGGCTTGGTCAGCAAAAATGAAATTGGAATAACCTTTAACCTGGAAGTGAAAGAAACCTGCCTGCAGTTCAGCACGATCAACAACATCAGCACTCATAAAAAGAAGGATTTTGGAGGGATAGGTCTTGAAAATTTGCGCAGGCGCCTTAACTTGCTCTACCTAAACCGCCATAAACTCTCTTTTGAAGAAAAAGAGGGAGCTTTTTATGCTACGCTGAAACTTTACTTCCAACCAATTAAATAG
- a CDS encoding LytTR family DNA-binding domain-containing protein produces the protein MTIRCLAVDDEPLALDIIESYISKLPFLQLVKTCASATEAMQVLQEEKVDLMFLDIEMPELTGIQLLNIMKNQPLIIFTTAYPDYALEGFNQDAVDYLLKPIPFDRFVKAVNKAQERLQRSAKPALEPVPVPAAAPAHEHEFMFVKADYKTIRVDFKDVLWIEGLKDYIIIQTTDQKIITLLSMNKMMEKLPESRFLRVHRSFIVALQKIDSIEKSRIRIGKKEIPIGEVYKDQFVKWVEENNIQ, from the coding sequence ATGACAATAAGATGCTTAGCTGTAGATGATGAACCTTTAGCACTGGATATAATCGAAAGTTATATTAGCAAACTTCCTTTTTTACAACTGGTGAAAACATGTGCCAGTGCTACCGAAGCCATGCAGGTTTTACAGGAAGAAAAGGTGGACCTGATGTTCCTGGATATAGAAATGCCGGAGCTGACGGGTATACAGTTGCTGAACATCATGAAGAATCAGCCACTGATTATCTTCACAACAGCTTATCCCGACTATGCACTCGAAGGCTTTAACCAGGACGCCGTCGATTATCTTTTAAAGCCCATTCCGTTTGATCGCTTTGTGAAGGCGGTTAATAAGGCGCAGGAAAGGCTGCAACGATCTGCCAAACCAGCTTTAGAGCCAGTTCCTGTTCCTGCCGCCGCCCCTGCCCACGAGCACGAGTTTATGTTTGTAAAAGCAGACTATAAAACGATCCGCGTCGATTTTAAAGATGTGCTCTGGATTGAAGGTCTGAAGGATTATATCATCATTCAAACAACAGATCAGAAAATAATAACCCTGTTGTCGATGAACAAGATGATGGAGAAACTGCCGGAATCCAGATTCCTGCGCGTGCACCGTTCTTTTATTGTTGCACTTCAGAAAATAGACAGCATCGAAAAAAGCAGAATCAGAATCGGGAAAAAAGAGATTCCGATTGGCGAGGTTTACAAAGACCAGTTTGTGAAATGGGTGGAAGAGAATAACATTCAATAG
- the dapA gene encoding 4-hydroxy-tetrahydrodipicolinate synthase, whose product MLAENNFLHFKISMTQDIFRGTGVALVTPFKEDLTVDFDGLLKLLDFTISGGVNYLVVNGTTAESVTTTTAEKAEILNFIKEHVADRLPIVYGIGGNSTHQVIETIANTDLDGVAAILSVSPYYNKPSQIGIYQHYLHIANACPVPVILYNVPGRTSSNVTADTVLKLSAHPNIIGIKEASGNMEQCMIIAKHKPSDFLLISGDDLLTLPMITFGAVGVISVLANAFPEKFSKMVQLGLSFDFAPAHQLLNDFVDINPLMYEESNPVGVKALLERFGVCKASVRLPLLEASAGLKDRLNKLI is encoded by the coding sequence ATGCTTGCAGAGAACAACTTCCTGCATTTTAAAATTAGCATGACACAGGATATTTTCAGAGGTACAGGAGTGGCGTTAGTAACGCCTTTTAAGGAGGATTTAACAGTAGATTTCGATGGTTTGCTTAAGCTGTTAGACTTTACCATCAGCGGAGGTGTAAACTATTTGGTTGTTAATGGCACAACGGCAGAATCAGTAACCACTACTACTGCTGAGAAAGCAGAAATATTAAATTTCATAAAAGAACATGTAGCGGATAGACTGCCAATAGTTTATGGTATTGGCGGAAACAGCACGCACCAGGTGATTGAAACAATTGCCAACACAGACCTGGATGGTGTTGCTGCTATTTTATCAGTTAGCCCTTATTATAACAAGCCTTCTCAGATAGGCATATACCAGCATTACCTGCATATTGCCAATGCCTGTCCTGTACCGGTTATCCTCTACAACGTTCCCGGCCGTACGAGCAGCAACGTAACAGCAGATACAGTCTTAAAACTTTCTGCACATCCCAATATCATTGGCATAAAAGAGGCATCAGGCAACATGGAGCAGTGCATGATAATTGCGAAACACAAACCTTCGGATTTTTTACTGATCAGTGGAGATGATTTGTTAACCCTCCCCATGATCACCTTTGGAGCAGTAGGTGTTATTTCTGTACTTGCCAATGCCTTTCCTGAAAAGTTCAGCAAAATGGTGCAGCTGGGCCTATCGTTTGACTTTGCTCCGGCACATCAGTTACTGAACGACTTTGTGGATATTAACCCGCTGATGTATGAAGAAAGTAACCCAGTAGGTGTTAAAGCTTTGCTAGAACGTTTTGGTGTTTGCAAAGCCAGCGTCAGGTTACCGCTTTTAGAAGCAAGTGCCGGTCTGAAAGATCGTTTAAACAAACTTATTTAA
- a CDS encoding gliding motility-associated C-terminal domain-containing protein, translating into MRLSILLLLFGFFLSYYSHATHIVGGEFELQHRSENTYRLTMNLYFDAINGSPGALDQEVTVRIFEKATNTSMGFVTMRLRSNTSVPYTSPDCSIGQLQTLKLVYYQDITLNPANFRHPDGYYVVWERCCRNSTIQNIRSPEGAGQVFYMEFPPVVKNNQLFINSSPRLFPPLSDYACLNELFYYDFGGTDSDGDSLVYEMSTPLNGYSSAVAGNERPTPRARPYPEITWLSGYSTNSQISGDPALNIDAETGRLVVKPTRLGLFVFGIKVSEYRNKIKIGEVRRDFQLLVVRCNPNASPVVMAKEKDEKSFYNENKILRVTPTSERCLDIYYTDSDRRSPLFLTARPVNFNNSNYTLSGSTSGTVNTSTIQDSLKATLCFDECFNTDGKVYQMDLIVRDNGCSLPRQDTLRISFIIEPVPDVPPTVSLTTPDRIIYVREGDVVNFNAIGDDQDNSPISLTAAGKDFDMGSQKITFQNKTGTGHVESPFRWEIDCNALQKESYQIEFKVTSDVCNAATSRTEIVEVRTIYENNAPEISTDLTTFVFEMELDETFDANFFGADVDLDQLHLSAEGEGFSLADMGMTFNATPGAGTAEGKFSWIANCAAFLQGEDIKVKINLNEGACIPADKKFIMLQFKIKAPKLDDYIPANIFTPNDDDKNDYFEMPDLPVEFCTATFKNIRIFNRWGKEVYFSENSNFRWDGKGVNDGVYFYVIDFNTKQYKGSVTLVR; encoded by the coding sequence ATGAGGCTAAGTATACTTCTCCTGCTTTTTGGCTTTTTCTTAAGCTACTATTCACATGCCACCCATATAGTGGGCGGTGAATTTGAGCTGCAGCATAGGTCCGAAAATACTTACAGGCTAACCATGAACCTGTATTTTGATGCCATTAACGGAAGCCCTGGGGCTTTAGACCAGGAGGTAACTGTTAGGATTTTTGAGAAAGCAACCAATACATCGATGGGCTTTGTAACAATGCGGCTTCGTTCAAACACATCAGTGCCTTATACCAGCCCCGACTGCTCCATTGGTCAGCTCCAAACGCTTAAGTTGGTTTATTACCAGGATATTACGCTTAACCCTGCTAACTTCAGGCATCCCGATGGGTACTATGTTGTCTGGGAGAGGTGCTGCCGTAACAGCACAATTCAGAATATACGTTCTCCTGAAGGAGCCGGTCAGGTTTTTTACATGGAGTTCCCACCGGTTGTTAAAAATAATCAGCTCTTCATCAATTCTTCGCCAAGATTATTTCCTCCGCTAAGCGACTATGCCTGCCTGAACGAATTGTTTTATTACGATTTTGGTGGCACCGACTCTGATGGCGATTCGCTGGTATACGAAATGTCGACGCCCTTGAACGGTTACAGTTCTGCGGTTGCCGGCAATGAGAGGCCTACCCCCCGGGCAAGGCCTTACCCTGAAATAACCTGGCTCAGTGGCTATAGTACCAACTCTCAGATATCGGGAGATCCAGCTCTGAATATAGATGCTGAAACAGGACGATTAGTAGTAAAACCTACCCGATTAGGATTGTTTGTTTTCGGCATTAAAGTTTCTGAATACCGCAACAAAATAAAAATCGGAGAAGTAAGGCGCGATTTTCAATTGCTGGTTGTCAGGTGCAATCCAAATGCATCACCTGTCGTTATGGCTAAAGAAAAAGATGAAAAATCTTTTTACAACGAAAACAAAATTTTACGTGTCACTCCCACTTCAGAGCGTTGCCTCGACATTTACTATACAGACAGCGACAGGCGCTCCCCTCTTTTCCTGACTGCAAGACCTGTAAACTTTAACAACAGCAACTACACGTTATCTGGAAGCACCAGCGGAACAGTAAACACAAGTACTATCCAGGATTCTCTTAAAGCCACCTTATGTTTTGATGAATGCTTTAATACGGATGGCAAAGTTTACCAGATGGATCTGATCGTGCGCGACAACGGCTGTAGCCTGCCGCGACAGGATACCCTCAGAATTAGCTTTATTATTGAACCCGTACCTGATGTCCCACCCACTGTATCGTTAACGACCCCAGATCGCATCATTTATGTGCGCGAAGGCGACGTTGTTAATTTTAACGCCATTGGTGACGATCAGGATAACAGCCCCATAAGCTTAACTGCAGCGGGAAAAGACTTCGATATGGGCAGCCAGAAAATTACTTTTCAGAATAAAACAGGAACAGGCCACGTAGAATCTCCTTTCCGTTGGGAGATAGATTGTAACGCGCTGCAGAAAGAATCTTATCAGATAGAATTTAAGGTTACATCTGATGTTTGCAATGCAGCAACTTCACGAACAGAGATTGTTGAAGTAAGAACCATTTATGAAAACAATGCGCCGGAAATCTCTACTGATTTAACCACGTTTGTATTTGAAATGGAGCTTGATGAAACGTTCGATGCCAACTTCTTTGGAGCCGATGTAGATCTGGATCAGCTCCATTTATCGGCCGAGGGAGAAGGTTTTAGTCTGGCTGATATGGGAATGACGTTTAATGCCACACCTGGAGCAGGTACCGCAGAAGGGAAATTTTCATGGATAGCTAACTGTGCCGCATTTTTGCAGGGAGAAGACATAAAAGTGAAGATAAATTTAAATGAAGGGGCCTGCATTCCTGCCGACAAGAAATTTATCATGCTACAGTTTAAGATAAAAGCACCTAAGCTAGACGATTACATTCCAGCTAATATTTTTACCCCTAACGATGACGATAAGAACGATTATTTTGAAATGCCTGATTTACCAGTTGAGTTCTGTACAGCTACTTTTAAAAATATCAGAATCTTTAACAGGTGGGGCAAAGAAGTATACTTTAGCGAAAACAGTAACTTCCGCTGGGATGGCAAAGGCGTAAACGACGGAGTTTATTTTTATGTAATTGATTTTAACACCAAACAATATAAAGGTTCGGTTACATTAGTGCGTTAG
- a CDS encoding DUF4920 domain-containing protein — translation MKKTYLVLFAVAALVSCNKANTLSDATKETGTTAVAQPAASNYGMTFSETNVLTTSQLAELVTEQDSLQATVTGEISSSCQSKGCWLDVKLADNQTIKVTFRDYGFFVPVEDLSGKTVVFTGTAKRTVTSVETQRHYAEDAGKTPEEIAAITSPKEELSFVADGLVIK, via the coding sequence ATGAAGAAGACATACCTGGTACTTTTTGCTGTTGCTGCTTTAGTAAGCTGCAACAAAGCCAACACGCTCTCCGATGCCACTAAAGAAACAGGTACCACTGCAGTTGCTCAGCCTGCAGCAAGTAACTATGGAATGACATTCTCCGAAACAAACGTGCTGACAACCTCTCAACTTGCGGAACTGGTAACTGAACAGGATTCTTTACAAGCAACTGTTACAGGTGAAATTTCCTCCAGCTGCCAGTCTAAAGGCTGCTGGTTAGATGTAAAATTAGCCGATAACCAGACCATAAAGGTCACCTTCCGGGACTATGGCTTTTTTGTACCGGTAGAAGACTTATCCGGCAAAACTGTTGTTTTTACAGGTACAGCTAAACGCACGGTAACATCTGTAGAAACACAACGCCATTATGCCGAAGATGCAGGTAAAACACCAGAAGAAATAGCTGCCATCACCAGTCCTAAAGAAGAACTAAGCTTTGTAGCTGATGGTTTAGTTATTAAATAA
- the ligA gene encoding NAD-dependent DNA ligase LigA: MAIEKDPASEIQELVQRINYLNYQYYQNSISEVPDYEFDMLLKRLQKLEEQHPALKSLNSPTQRVGGTITKSFPTVFHKYPMLSLSNTYSEEDLREFDRRVRKVVGDEVEYVCEQKFDGVAISLTYENGSFIQGATRGDGTRGDDISANVRTIRDIPLHVHGENFPELFEVRGEVFMPLSVFEQLNSEREEAGEQLLANPRNAASGTLKQQDSAVVASRKLGCYSYSFHASPNPFDSHSESLQAIQKWGFKVSDTWRKCSSIEAVLDYINEWEQKRLELPIATDGVVVKVNSYALQEELGFTAKSPRWAIAYKYPALSAATQLQGIQYQVGRTGAVTPVALLQPVLLAGTVVKRASVHNANEIQRLDLRLGDTVFVEKGGEIIPKITGVDLSKRPADSIAISYPTTCPACETPLFRTEGEANFYCPNEKGCPPQIKAKLEHFISRKAMNIDGLGPETIEQLYQKGLVRNAADLYDLQFEQLMSLERMGEKSANNLLSGLEKSKEVTFDKVLFALGIRFVGNTVAKKLVEYFPDIEALRGASFEELIAVNEIGDRIANSIIAYFNQPDNVQLVERLKAAGLQFKSESSAPVLESETLAGSTFVISGVFQSVSRDELQQLITSHGGKVVSSISAKLSYLVAGDKMGPSKLDKATKLGIKIVSEEEFLAMLS; the protein is encoded by the coding sequence ATGGCTATAGAAAAAGACCCTGCTTCCGAAATCCAGGAGCTTGTACAAAGAATAAATTACCTCAACTACCAATACTACCAGAACAGCATCTCTGAAGTCCCAGACTATGAATTTGATATGCTGCTTAAGAGGCTTCAGAAACTGGAAGAGCAGCATCCGGCTCTAAAGTCACTCAACTCTCCTACACAACGGGTTGGCGGTACTATTACCAAGAGCTTCCCGACTGTTTTTCATAAATACCCGATGCTTTCGCTAAGCAATACTTATTCAGAAGAGGATCTCCGCGAATTTGACAGGAGAGTTAGAAAAGTTGTAGGAGATGAGGTGGAATATGTATGTGAACAAAAGTTTGATGGTGTGGCAATTAGCCTAACCTATGAAAACGGAAGCTTTATACAGGGTGCAACACGAGGCGACGGCACAAGAGGTGACGATATCTCTGCCAACGTCAGAACGATAAGAGATATTCCGCTTCACGTACATGGCGAAAATTTCCCGGAGCTGTTTGAAGTACGCGGAGAGGTTTTTATGCCTTTGTCAGTTTTTGAGCAGCTAAATTCAGAGCGCGAAGAGGCTGGCGAACAATTGCTGGCTAACCCCAGAAATGCAGCATCCGGAACACTAAAACAACAGGATTCAGCGGTGGTGGCAAGCCGCAAATTAGGCTGTTACTCCTATAGCTTCCACGCCTCTCCCAATCCTTTCGATTCGCATTCGGAAAGCCTGCAGGCTATACAGAAATGGGGCTTTAAGGTATCAGATACCTGGCGCAAATGCAGTTCGATAGAAGCTGTACTCGACTATATAAATGAATGGGAGCAAAAGCGCCTGGAGCTGCCTATCGCTACCGATGGCGTTGTGGTGAAGGTAAACAGTTATGCCTTGCAGGAAGAACTTGGCTTCACCGCCAAAAGTCCGCGCTGGGCCATTGCATATAAATATCCGGCTTTGAGTGCCGCCACACAATTACAAGGTATACAGTACCAGGTAGGTCGTACAGGAGCAGTAACACCTGTCGCGCTGCTCCAGCCTGTTCTTTTGGCCGGTACAGTGGTTAAACGGGCATCTGTGCATAATGCCAACGAAATTCAGCGCCTCGACCTGCGCTTGGGCGATACAGTGTTCGTTGAAAAAGGAGGCGAAATCATACCTAAGATTACGGGGGTAGACTTGAGCAAGCGCCCTGCTGACAGTATAGCCATTAGTTACCCAACCACCTGCCCTGCCTGTGAAACACCATTATTTAGAACCGAGGGCGAAGCAAACTTTTACTGCCCGAATGAGAAAGGATGCCCACCCCAGATCAAAGCCAAACTGGAGCACTTTATTTCCCGCAAAGCCATGAACATAGATGGCCTGGGGCCTGAAACCATAGAACAGCTTTACCAGAAGGGCTTAGTGAGGAATGCGGCTGATCTTTACGACCTGCAATTTGAGCAACTGATGAGCCTGGAGCGTATGGGTGAGAAATCTGCCAATAACCTGCTGTCTGGCCTGGAGAAGTCTAAAGAAGTAACATTTGATAAAGTATTGTTTGCACTGGGAATTCGCTTTGTAGGCAATACAGTAGCCAAAAAGCTGGTAGAATATTTTCCTGATATAGAAGCTTTACGAGGGGCTTCTTTCGAAGAGCTTATTGCTGTTAATGAAATCGGTGATCGAATAGCCAACTCCATTATCGCTTATTTTAATCAACCGGATAACGTGCAACTGGTGGAACGCCTGAAAGCCGCAGGACTTCAGTTTAAATCAGAGTCCAGTGCTCCTGTTCTGGAAAGCGAAACACTGGCAGGCAGCACTTTTGTTATTTCCGGTGTTTTCCAAAGCGTTAGCCGCGATGAGTTACAGCAACTCATCACATCTCATGGAGGGAAAGTTGTAAGCTCAATATCTGCAAAACTATCTTACCTGGTTGCCGGTGATAAAATGGGCCCTTCCAAACTCGACAAAGCTACAAAGCTCGGAATCAAAATTGTATCAGAAGAAGAGTTCCTGGCAATGCTGAGTTAA
- a CDS encoding multidrug effflux MFS transporter — translation MTRKRYITLILILGTLTALGPFSIDMYLPGFPAIAKDLGTTVAEVSLSLSSFFIGISAGQFLYGPLMDRFGRKVPLYIGLCGYVIASTACAFATTIDALVILRFIQAICSCAAAVASVAMVRDLFPVQDNAKVFSLLMLVVGVSPMIAPTVGGYVTAGFGWEAVFLILAGMAAAILLAVYFGLPESSQPDPTYSLAPKQMIGKFMAVLKEPQFYTYAFSGAVSFAGLLAYVSGSPLVFMEIFQVNEKQYGWVFAFLSIGLIGASQVNSVMLRRFRSEQIIITALVCQLIIGGVLLAGTILGFLGLFSTIACIFLFLCCLGFTFPNASALSLAPFSKNAGSASALMGASQMGIGALATVVLSVFSNHSAVPMAGVMAASALLALLILWFGQKMIQAKGGLYEADPSAAGAIH, via the coding sequence ATGACCCGCAAGAGATATATTACGCTTATACTGATATTAGGAACGCTAACGGCTTTAGGCCCTTTTTCAATAGATATGTACCTGCCTGGTTTCCCGGCAATAGCCAAAGATCTGGGTACGACAGTAGCAGAGGTTTCACTTTCTTTGTCGAGTTTTTTCATAGGTATTTCAGCCGGACAGTTTCTGTATGGACCTTTAATGGATAGGTTTGGAAGGAAAGTTCCGCTTTATATAGGTCTTTGCGGCTATGTTATAGCTTCAACGGCCTGTGCTTTTGCCACAACAATAGATGCTTTAGTTATACTTCGTTTTATTCAGGCTATATGTAGTTGTGCCGCTGCGGTAGCATCTGTGGCTATGGTACGTGACTTGTTTCCGGTTCAGGATAACGCTAAAGTATTTTCGCTGCTAATGCTTGTCGTTGGCGTTTCACCAATGATAGCACCGACTGTGGGCGGCTATGTAACTGCAGGTTTTGGCTGGGAAGCAGTTTTCCTGATCCTGGCCGGAATGGCTGCCGCCATACTATTAGCCGTTTATTTTGGTTTACCGGAAAGCAGCCAGCCCGATCCGACTTATTCACTTGCTCCAAAGCAGATGATCGGTAAGTTTATGGCTGTTCTGAAAGAACCACAATTTTATACCTATGCATTTTCTGGGGCAGTTTCCTTTGCAGGCTTGTTAGCTTATGTATCAGGGTCTCCTTTGGTATTTATGGAAATTTTTCAGGTGAATGAAAAGCAATACGGCTGGGTTTTCGCTTTTCTGTCTATTGGTTTAATTGGAGCAAGCCAGGTAAACAGTGTGATGTTGCGCAGGTTCAGGAGCGAACAGATTATTATTACCGCCCTGGTTTGCCAGTTGATAATTGGTGGAGTTCTTTTGGCCGGAACAATTTTAGGCTTTTTAGGTTTGTTTTCTACTATAGCCTGTATATTCCTGTTTTTGTGTTGCCTCGGCTTTACTTTTCCCAATGCCTCAGCCCTATCATTAGCTCCTTTCAGTAAAAATGCCGGAAGTGCATCCGCTTTAATGGGGGCCTCTCAAATGGGTATTGGTGCATTGGCAACTGTTGTTTTAAGTGTTTTCAGCAATCATTCTGCTGTACCTATGGCAGGTGTAATGGCTGCATCAGCATTACTGGCATTGCTGATTTTGTGGTTTGGCCAAAAAATGATTCAGGCAAAGGGTGGGCTTTACGAAGCAGACCCTTCTGCTGCAGGAGCTATTCATTAG